ACCGTGGCGGTTTTCATATCAATGAGGTCGCCATTCGCCTCGAAGATGGTACGCTGTATAATTACGCTCGAAGTACAGGCGACTATAAACCAACGCCGGAACAAGGTGCGACCGAATCGATTCGTTACGTGGTCGATATGTACACCACAAATGCAGAGATCATAGAGTGCAAGGTGGATTTGTCGAGTGTCTACAGTGACTATGAAGATTTAGAAGCGGTACGCGTTGAAGGTGCCAATAACTTGCAAGCTCACGTTGAAAATTCAAATCCTCACTCACAATACCCCCTCTTGGCTGATATTCAATTTGCCCTATATCAAGAAGATAGAGTTTACAAATGTGGTGAAGTTTGTTGCACCATAACAGCAGGGAAAGTTAGCTATTGGGAGTGGTATTCTAACGTCGAATCATTGGCAGGTAAAAACCCACTTGATGATGTGAACCGCCAATCTGGCTGGACTGATGATACAAAACCGTTTTATTGGTCGCCATACAAAAAAGCGCGAACAGGAACGCCTCTTTTCCCTTGGATGTCGATGACGTTTCCAGAAGGCACTTTGAATGTTCTGGGTAATTCGGTTCCTGTGGCGGTGTTTTGGCGATTAGCCGCAGCACTACCAGAGTTTGTTAATGCTGGTACTGGCATGATTGACTTTCCTGAAACAGGTGGTGAGTTCTTCCGAGTGCTAGATCAAGGTCGAGGTATTGACCCTAACCGAACCTTAGCCAGTTGGCAAAAAGGTACAGCGGCTATAGTAAATGACCATTACGAAGGTCATGTAATGGGAATAGAAGCCGACAGTTATCAAAATCTTGCAGGTATAAGAGAGTCGGCTGGACTCGATAAGGGGTTGTATTCAGATTACTCTAACATCCGAGGTGCTTTTAGTAGTGCTGTTGGTTCTTACAATGACTTTATGAATGTAGGCTCTTGGGGTGGTGGTGTCTCACGTCCACGCAACTTAGCCTTTCCTATTCTTGTCGAGGTGTAGTAATGAAATATTGGATGATAGACCCATTAACCAAAGAAGTTATTGGTGAGTATGATGCTCAGTCTAAGTGGAATGTTCCACGTAATGCAATGATAGAACAACCATTACCACCAAAGCAGGGCTTTGCGGTTGTTGCTGTTTTTGATGAATCAGGTAAGGCGATTGATTCGGAATATGTCGAAGATCACAGAGGTGCGACGATTTATGACGAGTCTGATTGCACTAAGTCAATAGTGGTTTCTGAACTTGGTCGCATTAAAGTCGGGTTTACGACTGATAAGCCGTTAACCGAATTTGATGAGCGTATCAATGGTGCTTGGGTAACGAACGAAAGTAACAAATACATTGCGGAATACAATGCCGTTGATACCCGCCGTCGTGAAATCTACACAACGGTCATTAACCCGTTAGAGCTTGAAGCATTAAGAAAAGAAAGGGCGGGAGAGTCTGAGCTGGCTAATGAGTATTTCAAACAAGCGGATGCGGCGACTGAGGAGATGAAGCAAGCTCATCCTTTCCCTGAACCTCCTCAAACTTAATTGATCGACACTACTTAACCAAACCGCCGAAAGGCGGTTTTTTTGTACCTATCGAAAGGTGAACTCTATGGCAGCAACCAAGCCGAGCCCGCAACCGAAAGCGGCGAAAAAATCGGAATCCGAAAAAGCACCTAAGCCAACCCACAAGGTCATCGATCCAACGTTTCGTATTCATGGCAAAAACAAAAACGTTGGTGATGAAGTCACGCTCACGGATGCGCAAGCCCGCCTCCCTGAGCTTCAAAAGAAAATTGAGAGGCTATAAGTATGAGCGGTAAGTTTACGAACTACGTTAAGCACGGCACCACTTTTAAGCGTTCTGCGCCCCCTGCGGCGATTTCATCCAGCACCGACCAAATCGGCTTGATGGTAGGAACTGCCCCAAATAAACACGCGGACGTTGAATATGATGTGCCGTTCAAGCTTCGCTCGCCGGATGATGTCATGTTCATTGATACCACGAGCACGCCGCAAGGCTCACTGTATTATGACGCCAAGCATTTCCTTGAAACCTCGGGCGCAGCGTTATACATCATCGTTGTGCAAGAACCCGCAGCGGGGGACACCTATGAGGCGGATCTTAAAACGGCGCTGATCGGTGGTAAGAACGCGCAAACTGAGCGTCTTTTTGGCATCCCTGCGATTGCGAATGCGGATGAAGAGCCGACCGTGATTGGCTCGACTCTATACGGCAATAACATCGGCATTATCAATGCGCTCAATGCTGTCTCAAAAGACATTCTTTGCACGGTTGTTGCGGAACTGCCAAACACGACCACTAAAGCCGCCAAAGAGTTTACGGATAATTTCGGTGATGCGTATGAGAACGTGGTGGGCGTAGACGTGTCGATTGAGCGCTGGGGCATTCCTATCACTCAGACAGCTTGGGGCATGGCGGCGCTGTGTGCGGTCGACCCTTGGATTTCGCCATCAAACAAACCGATTGTTGCGGAAGATGTCGCGCGCAAGATTGGTCATCGCCTGAATGACTCTCGCTCTGAATCGAATGATTTAAACTCATACGGTGTGTGTGTGCCGATTCGACCAAAGCGCGGCGGTTATGTATTTTGGGGAAACCGCACCGTAACGGGGGCGTGGATCTCTTCGGTGGGCTTGTTGAATTTCTTGCAACGCAAGCTCGATCAGGCGCAGGAAACCGAACAAGACAAAATGATGACGCTCGATTTTTACAAGATGCAAGTCGAGCGTATTAACAATTGGATTTCAGATTTGAAATCCAAAAACATTGTCATCCATGCGCGTGCTTATCTTCATAACAAGCTCAACAGCGTGAACTCATACGAATCGGGTGAGTGGACGCTGGCGCTCGATTATGGCGAATACAACCCGAATGAGCACACGGTGATTTTCTTCCAGAAAGACCTGAAAATTACGCGTGAGTATGTTGAATCTGCGATTAAGGAACTTGGCTAATGGCGCGTACACCACACCATAAGAAACTCATTATTAATGACATCACGCTAACGAATGACCTCGCGTCATTCCAGCCGCCTGTGATGAAAAAGAAAATGGCGGATCGAAAAGGCACGCTGGTTGGTTCAAAGCGCTTTGTTAAATACGAAGCGCCTGAGTGGGAAGCCAAAACCGAAGGAATTTCGGACGACGTGATCTTGTCTTGCCTGAGAGATGGCAAAGACACCATCGTAATTTACCTCGAAGAGGGGGACGATGATGGCGTGCCGTACACGCTTGAGCACACCATGACAGGTGAGACGGAGTTCAGCAATGGTGAGTCTGAGGTGGGTGGTGATCTGGCTCAGTCGTCCATTAAAGGCGTGTCAGTCGACAAGTACCGTCACACGTACAACGGGAAAGTGATCACCGACTTTGATATTGGTACGAACGATTACACGATTGGTGGTAAGCAATATCAAAACCGCTTGAAGTAATCTGATTGATTGCATTTAAAAAGCCGGCAGCTGTCCTCGATGTCGAAAAGTGCAATCAAATATCCGTTTTTCTTCCTGGAAAACTCACTCAAATTGCAATCATTCATAAGGGAGCTTTGGCTCCCTTTTTTTTGTGGTTGATTAATTCGGAAACCGAAACATGACAATTAAGAATCAAGAAATATTAAAGAAGTTTGGCGAAGCGTTTTTTGAGTCCGGTCGTATCAGAAAGCACTCGTTAAACAAGCCGTTACCGGATGTGAAAGAGGTGACGATTCGCCCGCTCACCTTGGCTGAGCATTGTGATTTAGGCGAGGAGTTGGATGAGTTCGAGGTGGTCTCGTTGATGACCGGACTTGATGAATCTGTCTTGACGCGCATCAAAACGCCGGATTGGAATGTCATTGTTGGTTACGTCAATGACCTGCGCACCAAAGACGCTTACAAGCTGGCGAACCGTCGCTATAAGCCCAAAGATCATAAAGTGGCGATTATCTTTGCGGATGAGCCGTATTGGGTGGAGTTTGATGAGCCGAGCGTGGGTTTAAGTCGCACGCTTAGCAAGGAAAAAGACACTATGAAGCGCCTTGAGATGTATTTGAACAACTTGACGTCGCTAAAGCCTGAACAAATCAAGTCATTGCCAATCCCTGACTACAACATGCTTGATGCTGTGGTGGCGGATTTTTTGTCTCAAAGGGCGGATTATTTTCAATAACTTCTTATCAAGAGCTTGAAAGCGTGCTGCCCCTTGCGGGTTATGACATGAATCGTGTTGATGATTGGTCAGTGCGCCAAGCTCGGGAGAACTACAAACTCGCCCTCAACAAACTTGGAGCGGAATGATGCTTAAAAAAGTCGTCGTTGATTACGTTGCCAACACTATGACCGCTCAAGCGGACGTTGAAAACCTCACTCAATCGCAATCTAAGCTCTCTAACGCAATGACCTCAGTCAAGGCTAAGGGGAAGGAGCTCAACGCTCAATTGAGCGACGTGAGAGCGTATGAGAGCTATGAAAAGCGCATTGCCACTATAAATGACACGCTCAGGCAGAATCAAAAGCGCATTGAAGAGCTCACCAAGAAAAAACAACAGGCGGCGGAGTCGGGTAATAAAACGGTTAAGTTTCTGAAAAGTGAGGCGAAGGAACTCGACCGATTAACCAATAAAAACAAGATGCTGAGCGTTGAGTCCAAAGGCTTGGCGTCTAGCCTTGATGCGGTGTCTGAAAAGTTGGAAAAGGCGGGTATTAATACGCGCGATCTTGGCTCAGAAAAGGACACGTTAACTCGAAAAAGTCAGCGATTAACCAAGCAATTAAAAGAAGAGCAAGACCACCTCAAGCGTGTGGCGGATCATCAACAGCGCCGTGATGCCGCACTTGATAAGGCTAAAGACGCGGGAAAGACTGCCAGCATTGCCGCAGTGGCAGCGGTGGGGGCGTCTTATGTTAACGCCTCGACTCGTGAGTATCAGTTCGCTGAGGTTGCCAAAACGCTGGAAGAAGGCACCACGTCGCAGGAAGAGCAAGCGCTCAAACAGGTGCTTGAGCGAATTGCGATGAATACCGCCAACATGTCGACCTCTGATGCGTTTGCATTGGCGGCGGGTGGTTCGGCGGGTGGCATCAAAAATGCCGACCTCGCGGCTTATGTCGAACAAACGGGCAAAATTGCTGCCGCGTGGGATATGGACGCCTTTCAGGCGGCTGACATCACGATGGCAATTCGTAACTCGATGAGCCTTGATAGTGCGGGTTTGAATCGTTTGGCGGATGAAATCAACCAAGCGTCGAACAGCTTCGGCACCACGGCGGACAGAGTCGTTAAAACCATTGCTCAAGATGGTGCGACGATGACCGAGAACGGCTTTACCAATCAGCAAACCGTCGCAATGGCGACCGCGCTTAACACACTCGGTGCTGCCCCTGAACAGGCGGGCACCATCATGAAAAATCTCGTGCTCAACATGGCAGCAGGGGACAAGGCATCTAACCCAGCAAAGGAAGCGTTTGAGCAAATCGGGCTCGATTCCGTTTCGGTTTCCGAAAGGATGGCGGAAGGGGATGCACAAGGCGCACTTAATCAGGTCTTTGAGGGCATTCGTTCACTTGATAAGGCGGAGCAAACAGGGGTTATCAAGGAGATTTTTGGCTCTGAGGGCTTTTCGAAAGTGCAAGCGCTCATTGCCAAAGAGGGCTGGCTTGGTGAGATTGAATCGACCCTTATCGACAAAGAGGGGAACAATCTCGCTAGCGGTGCGGTGAATGCCGAATACGCCACGATAGCCAATACATCGCTCAAGCGTGACGAAATGATGACGGACTCTCTGCTTGATCTGAGTCAGGCGCTTGGTGAGTCGTTTATGCCAGTGATGGACGAGATTCGCCCCATCGTGATTGATGCAGCTCAAGGTACAGCCGAGTTTATCCGAGAAAACAAAAATCTTGTCTCTGGGCTCATGGTTGTGGGGGGCGTAGTGGCAACCGTTGCGGCAGGGATGAAAGTGTGGCGCGGAGTTCAGTCGGTTAAAACATTGGCAGGGCTGGCGAATGAAGCCCGAGAGCTTAAACGTGCCGAACTGGCGCGCAAAGGTGCGTCTCGCAGTGCGTCCGCGTTGGCTCGTCGCATCGCTGTGCTTGATAGAGCCATGAAAATGGCGGGGCATGGTCGCGGCGGAGGTCTTGACCTTGGCAGAGGCTCAAGGAAAGGAAAAGCCCGAGGGAAAATCGCAGGGCTCACCAGTGCGCTCTCTTCGTCGAAGGCGGCGAAAGTGGCGGGAGTGGCTCGACGTGTTCCGATGCTTGGTGTTGGACTCTCTGCCGTTGAGGCGGCGGGCGCACTGTCTACAGGTGACACAAAAGGAGCCGTTGAGGCGGGCGGTGGGGCTGCGGGTGCGGCGGCTGGCATGGCTATCGGTTCGGTTATTGGTTCGGTGATACCCGTGGCAGGCACCGCGCTTGGTGCTGCCGCTGGGGCTTATCTGGGCGATATGGGGGGGCGTTGGCTGGCTAAGATGTCTTACAACTTCTTTTCCTCTCCGGATTCGAAATCCGAATTGACGGGCGAACCTCTCCCGAATAAACAGAAAGAAATTGCCCAAGCACAACAGCAAATGGCATTGGCGGCACAAATGCCTCCGGTTCAAGTTCATGTTGATGCAACAGGGGCAACGCCCGAAACCGCTAATCTGGTTGCTAATCAAACCAGTGAGTCATTGAAAGAAACGATCAGACAACTGCTTGAAGAAGAGCGCCGCAAGGAAACTCGTCGAGCAACGTACAGCTTAGGGTGATGTATGCACTATGCCATTGATGACTTAGTGTTAACCCCCGTAAATGATACGGGGGTGGACACGTCAAGTCGGCGCTCAAAGGGCGTCTTTTCTCAATCAAAAAATATTGCGGGCGCTCGACAGGTTCGGCGCGCCCAACCTCTTCAAACGTGGTCTCTTACCGTGAGCTCTTTTGCGCTTGATGGTATGGAAGCCGCTGACACGTTACGAGAAATGCAGAAAGCGGGCAAACCCCACACCGTCAGTGATTTTGAAGGGAACGATCTCGGTCAGTGGACAATTGACGATGTGAATGAAAAAGGCTCGGAGCTGACGGATGACGGCGTGCATCAACAAGTCGGTATTGATTTGACTCTTTTGGAGTGGCGACAAGATGAAGCAAGCAGCGTTAGTTGGTGAGACGGTCTCAGACTTTCTTTACCGCATATTTGAACGAGATGACGATGATATTGAGCGTGATTTCTATGCGCTTAATCCAAGTCATCATTCGCCTTATCTTGAGGCGGGGATTGAGTATGAAGTCCCGACCCCGAAGCAAATTGAAGTGAAAGAAGAGATCAGCGAGGTGTCTCGATGGGCTTAATCATAACATTTGAGGGAAAGGGTTCGGACATCATTGAAAAACGACTGATGGATTGGGAGCTCATTGATGATGATGGGACGGCAAGCGATACCTTGGTGATTAATCTCGATGCGGAAGGGATGACCAATATTCCTGAGTCTGGGCGCAATTTTAAGGTCAAGCTGGATGGTCATTATCGTGGTCAGTTTCAGATTGCGGATGCGGAGGAAGATTACGATCCCGCCGTGCTCACTCTCACTCTCACGTCAGGCAAGTTTACCGTCAAAGATGCCACACGTCTTAGAGAGCCAAAATCTCGCACGTTCTCTAATATCACTCTGGCGGGGTTGGTTGAGTCGGTCATGCTGCCTCATGGCTATGAGGTGAAAGTTGAGGCTCAATTAGCTGACATAATGCTTTCTCATGTCAGCCAAGAGCAGGAGGATGATGATGAGTTTATCTCTCGGATAGTGGAACGTCATGACGCCATTAGCAAGCCTATTGACGGACTTTATATTGTCGCAACTGCGGGAAACACCAAAGCGCTCACGGGCGAACCTTTAGCACCGATATTCATTGATCATGAGGAGATTGTGTCAGCGCGCCTCACTCATCCCTCAAAACGTGTCTATGAAGGGGTGAAAGCAAACTGGACAACGGCAGAAACGGGTGAGGGTGGGGAGGTGGAAGTGGGCGAGGCTCCCTTTTATTTGCTCCGTTTGGGCTACAAGAGCGAAGCCGAAGCGCGCGAGCGTGCCAACGCAAAACTCTATTCATTCAAGCGCAAGGGGCAAGCGCTTAATCTTGACATTCAGGGGCGCGGAGATGCGTTTGCTGAATCCCCTCTCTCCATTCGAAAACCGAAAAATAAGCGATTCGGCGCTGAGTGGTCATCGGATACGGTGACACATCGCGGCGACCGAGAAACGTTCAAAACCACCATCAAAGCAACACGACCAAAAGGAAAGTAACCCATGAAAAAAATTGCGATTATCGTCGGGCACAGTGTTACGTCAGGCGGCGCAGTGAATGCGAACGGCATGAGTGAGTATTTGTTTAATGATCAGTTGGCTCGCCTGATTGCACCCAAGTTGATTGAGAAAGGCTATGAGCCTTTAATTGTGTACCGTGATTGCACTTACAGCGAACTGCCATTCAAGGTGAACGACACCGGAGCGGATATTGCTATTTCATTGCATTGTAATGCGCATGACACAACGGTGAGCGGCTCTGAGGTGCTGCATTACAAGCATTCGAAAACGAGCCCGAAACTGGCTGAGCTGATTCAAAAAGAAGTGGTCGCCGTACTTGGCTTGCGTGACCGTGGTTTGCGTCCGGTTGACAAGGCGCATAAGGGTAAAAAAGGCGATAAAGGCGGCTATCTATGTGCTAAGACAGTCATGCCGTGCGTGATAGTTGAGCCGTTTTTTATTGATAACGATTACGACCTTGCACTTGGAAAATCTCGCATGAGCCAGCTTGCTGAGGCAATAGCCAAAGGGGCGGCGGCGTATGTGGGCTAAGTTCAAGGAAATCACCGGAACACAGAAAACCAAGGCGGCAGTATTAGCCGCCTTTTTTTATGCGCTTTATGTCGCGCTACAAGCCTATAGAGAGCAGTTGCCGAGCTGGCTTTATCATGGCTTGGTGTTCCTATCAAAAATGGGCTCAGCGTTCTTTGGAGGGATATGATGCTCACGCAAATAAAAGCCGCTTGGGTTTGGTTTAAGTGGGTGCTCTTGGTTGGGTTAGTGGCGTTCGTGGTGTGGAAGGTGTACGACTACGGCGTGACAAAAACCGCACTTGAATATGAGCAAGCCCGCCTCAAGGAAGTCGCCGCGCTTCAAGAAGAAAACGACAAGCTTTTTGCGAAGCTTGAAAAGGCTCAAGATGATGCGTTTGCGCTCTCAGTCGCGCAAGCCAATCAAAAGCCGATCATTCAAACGAAATTTAAAACTGTCTATCGAGAGGTGAGAAAGTATGCTCAAGATCATCGCCGCACTTGTATTGTCGATGACCCTGATTGGTTGCGCATCCAGTCCAGTGCCGTCAAAAGTCATAATGAAGCAATCCAAGCTCCCGAAACCGCCAGCGGATCTCATGGTGCCACCTCAGCCGCTTACACCGTTACAAGTGACGCCGACGCCCTCGGCGTGACGGTCGACAATATTCAAACATGCGCCGAGACGGCGACAAGGCTCAAGAGTCTGCAAGATTGGGTAAAGCTTGCGTTGTCTCATCAGTAAAACTAAAAACGCCCTATTTGCTAGGGCGTTTCGGTTTCCGAACTTATCTCTTTCATGAGTCGATAAACGGTCGATCTTCCAAGGTTGAGCGTTTCGGAAATTTCCCCCGCTTTTTTCCCCTCCCTCATCATTTCAGATAGCTTGGCTTTGACCTTGTCACTTACGCCCTTTCTCCCTGCTTTTCGTCCTTGAGTTTTGGCTATTGCTATGCCCTCAAGTCGACGCTCTTCTATTAGGTCTCGCTCCATTTTTGCGACCGCTGCCAGTATGCTCAAAACCCCCTCTTGAGTGGCGCTCATTTTATCCCCGCTAAACGTTAAGCCGTCTTTGTGAAAAGCAACGGTCACGCCCTTACCTAGCATCTCATTAACCAGTTTAACCGCGTCATCAACGCCAGAACGACACACACGGTCGAGTGAGTGAATGTGTAGTATATCGCCCGCTCGACAGTGTGCTTTGCAGCGCTCCAGCTCCGGTCGGTCAATTGTCTTTGCCGTGGTTTTCTCTTCAAACACGACATCAAGCTCAATGTCAGCAAGCTGGCGCTCAGTGCTTTGCAAGACAGTGCTTACTCGAATGTATCCGACGTTTTGCCCTTTCATTTACTATCAATTTCCTTTAATTCGTTAAGAGCATCTATAAAGTTGCTGACCTTATATTGTGTGTCATTTAGCTTGTACTCTAACTCTCTCTTGTCTTGAGATAGGGTTTGAGCGCGCTCGCTCTCTCTGATTGCTATATACCCTGCTTTAATGAGAGCCCCTGCGGCGGTTTTCTCACCTGTTAGCTTTTTAAGCTCTTCCATCATTTCTGCGTGTTCTTCAATTTTTCTTACTGTAACAGCCATGTTTGTCTCTCTGAATTCGGATAACTTAATTGATTGCAATTGATGACGTTTCGCCAGGAGTAAAACCGGACTTTTGCTTGCACTTTTCGTCATCGAGGACGGATACCGGCTTTTTAAATGCAATCACTTTTTGTTTGGGGCTAAAGTTTAGCCCCGTGACTTAAGCGGCTTGTTGACCGTATGAAAACACATATTGTGGGTTAGTCACACGATAGCGTCCTGTGAGCTCTCCTCGGTCAAATGAGGCGCTTTCTCCGAATGTAGGTAAGTACAACTCAAGGTCTGTTATATGGCGCTTTTCATCTTCGACGCATTTAAAGCGAGGCAATAGACTCTCGTTGGTGTACCCCTCATCAATATCACGGCTATGACGTAAAATCTTAACTTCATGATCGCTTAGCAGCATATACTCCACTGTCCAGACGCTATCAATCAGGCGGCGCACCGCCATTCTTGTCTCTGGCGCTGGCTTGATCGCCACGCGCTTGATGTTAGCAAAATTTTCAATCGGCTCCAGCTCGTCTTTATTGGCTTGGCAAAATTGATAAATCACATCAAACGTTTCTGTCAGGGCTTTTTCAGCGCTTGGCGCTGATAGAACACGCTGAATGTTCATGAAGTGTGAAACCTTCTTTGCGGCGTTTTCTAGGTGCTCGCGGCGCTCTGTTTTTGATGCGATGAATTGTGCTGACTTATGGTTGCGGCGTAACTCTTCGATCAGCTCAACTTTTTCCTCAAAAGTTGGTTGAGGTTTAAAGCCCACAAGACGTGCTTTACCAAGGCGGCGCTCGTAGCGTTCGCCTGACTCGCCCTCTAAAAGTAAGACGATTTGTTTAGGCGTTGTTTTCACTACCTCGATCACTTTCGAGGTAGCTCCGAAATTCCACACAAGCACGTCCCCCGCTGTAACTTGACCCGCTTCGATAGCTGGAACGTGACCGATTGATTGAAGTCTGATTGTTTGCATGTTGTGTCTCCATTGGTGGTTGCGAGTAGCCGATGTGTGAGAGTGGCTTTCTCTAAATCTCTAAGATGAATAGAGAATAATGTCTCTAAATTTAAAAATCAAGAAAAAGAGACGGTTTTTTTGTGATTCTCTAAAAGTATAAATAAAGAAACTCTCAAAAAGAGACGCATTCGTGACATTTGTCACGATTATGTAAATATTATTTACATGACAGCTTGCTCATGTAAATATTTTTTACATATAATCAATTCCGAAGTCGAGGGAATGGCTCTCGGCATGACACAAGGTCAAACAAAATGAACACTATCGAACAAGAACCAAACTTCAACGCAGTAACAGGCAGCATCTATTCAATTCAGAATCAAAAACATCTTGATGAGCATAAGGAAGCGTTTAAGCTTACTGGCTGCGCTTGGGCTGGTTTTAAGCAGTGGCAAGAGGCAGGTCGAAAAGTGAAGAAAGGCGCGAAAGGCTGCAAGATTTATATGGTTGTTGAGCGTAAGATTCGTGACAATGACGGTAAACCTCAAAAGAATCTTTTAGATGAAGATGCAAAAATGACATGCCTAAAAGGTGTCTACGTGTTTAATATCGAGCACACTGAAGAGATTTAATTTTAACTAGGGGGCATTGCCCCCTTAAAGGATTTCTATGCGATTTACTTTTGATAATGAAACTCACACAGTCCAAGCTCATGGAAGCATGGCTGTTGCGGCGCGTTATGTAATCAATCAGCTTGGGTTGGTTGTAAATTATGAGTCTGATTACGTTAAATTGGCCCTGAGCCATACAGGAGAAAACGAGCGCTTTGTTATTTTGAATTTTTCTCAAGCGTTCGCAAGTATTGCTGTCAGTGATGACGGAATAGCGCAAGAGCTGGCTGAGAAATTTGAAAGGGCAATCAATGAGTTTTACGCCTAAATATTCGCTTGCAGATCTTGCCAAGATCGCTGGATTTGATGACGTCGACGAGATGGTAAAATACTCATGCACGTCCCGCCAAAATCTTTACAACTGGAACAACAGAGAAGAAAAACAGAACTTTTTAAAGGTCGTTATTAGAGGCGCGCAAGCGATGAAATCGGACGATATTAGAATCAAAGCTCAGATGAGAGCGAACAATAAATAAAGGGAAAATGGGAAATGTCAGACTTGGATTTTACAAAGCATTGGACGTCGGATCGAACTCGCAGAAAGCAAACGGCTTTAACGAGGTTGTCTAATGGATTGCTAAAAGAAGTGATAGAAGATCCATTTTCAAAAGACTTATTTGAACGTGAAGAAATTGAAGCTATGAAGGTGGCAGCACAGGCATTAAGTAACGCAAAGAAGAAGTTTGCTCATATTAAAGAAAGGAAAGTCCGTATTGAAAAGCGTAAGGATAATGAGCTAGCAAACATTGAGAAGCAGTACAAACAATATGCTATTGAAACTTTGAATTCTCTTAATCCTAACCCTGACACCTTTACGCGAGAGCAGTTTTGTTTGTGGGTGGCGGCAGCGTCATTTACTGGATCTCTTTTAAATCCAGAAAATTGGGAGCTAGACATCAACGATGGAATAGAT
This Vibrio aquimaris DNA region includes the following protein-coding sequences:
- a CDS encoding phage major tail tube protein, translating into MARTPHHKKLIINDITLTNDLASFQPPVMKKKMADRKGTLVGSKRFVKYEAPEWEAKTEGISDDVILSCLRDGKDTIVIYLEEGDDDGVPYTLEHTMTGETEFSNGESEVGGDLAQSSIKGVSVDKYRHTYNGKVITDFDIGTNDYTIGGKQYQNRLK
- a CDS encoding phage tail tape measure protein; this translates as MMLKKVVVDYVANTMTAQADVENLTQSQSKLSNAMTSVKAKGKELNAQLSDVRAYESYEKRIATINDTLRQNQKRIEELTKKKQQAAESGNKTVKFLKSEAKELDRLTNKNKMLSVESKGLASSLDAVSEKLEKAGINTRDLGSEKDTLTRKSQRLTKQLKEEQDHLKRVADHQQRRDAALDKAKDAGKTASIAAVAAVGASYVNASTREYQFAEVAKTLEEGTTSQEEQALKQVLERIAMNTANMSTSDAFALAAGGSAGGIKNADLAAYVEQTGKIAAAWDMDAFQAADITMAIRNSMSLDSAGLNRLADEINQASNSFGTTADRVVKTIAQDGATMTENGFTNQQTVAMATALNTLGAAPEQAGTIMKNLVLNMAAGDKASNPAKEAFEQIGLDSVSVSERMAEGDAQGALNQVFEGIRSLDKAEQTGVIKEIFGSEGFSKVQALIAKEGWLGEIESTLIDKEGNNLASGAVNAEYATIANTSLKRDEMMTDSLLDLSQALGESFMPVMDEIRPIVIDAAQGTAEFIRENKNLVSGLMVVGGVVATVAAGMKVWRGVQSVKTLAGLANEARELKRAELARKGASRSASALARRIAVLDRAMKMAGHGRGGGLDLGRGSRKGKARGKIAGLTSALSSSKAAKVAGVARRVPMLGVGLSAVEAAGALSTGDTKGAVEAGGGAAGAAAGMAIGSVIGSVIPVAGTALGAAAGAYLGDMGGRWLAKMSYNFFSSPDSKSELTGEPLPNKQKEIAQAQQQMALAAQMPPVQVHVDATGATPETANLVANQTSESLKETIRQLLEEERRKETRRATYSLG
- a CDS encoding phage tail assembly protein, producing MTIKNQEILKKFGEAFFESGRIRKHSLNKPLPDVKEVTIRPLTLAEHCDLGEELDEFEVVSLMTGLDESVLTRIKTPDWNVIVGYVNDLRTKDAYKLANRRYKPKDHKVAIIFADEPYWVEFDEPSVGLSRTLSKEKDTMKRLEMYLNNLTSLKPEQIKSLPIPDYNMLDAVVADFLSQRADYFQ
- a CDS encoding N-acetylmuramoyl-L-alanine amidase; the protein is MKKIAIIVGHSVTSGGAVNANGMSEYLFNDQLARLIAPKLIEKGYEPLIVYRDCTYSELPFKVNDTGADIAISLHCNAHDTTVSGSEVLHYKHSKTSPKLAELIQKEVVAVLGLRDRGLRPVDKAHKGKKGDKGGYLCAKTVMPCVIVEPFFIDNDYDLALGKSRMSQLAEAIAKGAAAYVG
- a CDS encoding recombinase family protein, which produces MKGQNVGYIRVSTVLQSTERQLADIELDVVFEEKTTAKTIDRPELERCKAHCRAGDILHIHSLDRVCRSGVDDAVKLVNEMLGKGVTVAFHKDGLTFSGDKMSATQEGVLSILAAVAKMERDLIEERRLEGIAIAKTQGRKAGRKGVSDKVKAKLSEMMREGKKAGEISETLNLGRSTVYRLMKEISSETETP
- a CDS encoding ArdC family protein, with protein sequence MNTIEQEPNFNAVTGSIYSIQNQKHLDEHKEAFKLTGCAWAGFKQWQEAGRKVKKGAKGCKIYMVVERKIRDNDGKPQKNLLDEDAKMTCLKGVYVFNIEHTEEI
- a CDS encoding phage tail protein, yielding MHYAIDDLVLTPVNDTGVDTSSRRSKGVFSQSKNIAGARQVRRAQPLQTWSLTVSSFALDGMEAADTLREMQKAGKPHTVSDFEGNDLGQWTIDDVNEKGSELTDDGVHQQVGIDLTLLEWRQDEASSVSW